In one Thermaerobacter sp. PB12/4term genomic region, the following are encoded:
- a CDS encoding ABC transporter ATP-binding protein, producing the protein MAAEAATRLPEPAVGPQQKVLVQVRDVRKWYPVTGGGLFSAVIGHVKAVDGVSFDIYRGETLGLVGESGCGKTTLGKVILRLQEPTAGSVLFEGRDVFKMKPAELRRLRREMQIVFQDPYASLNPRMTVEEIIGEPLAIYGIARGGTKRKRVKELLEVVGLSAAHAHRYPHEFSGGQRQRIGIARALALNPKLIVCDEPVSALDVSIQAQILNLLADLQKEFGLTYLFIAHGLAAVKHISNRVGVMYLGKLVELADKHELYRNPRHPYTEALLSAIPIPDPTVKRERIILQGDVPSPLNPPRGCRFHTRCPLAEAICREKEPPLLDIGGGHWVACHLRAGEGTPAPAGTAVSRQRAPDNVVAR; encoded by the coding sequence ATGGCGGCAGAGGCGGCGACGCGGCTGCCGGAGCCAGCCGTGGGGCCGCAGCAGAAGGTCCTGGTGCAGGTTCGCGATGTGCGCAAGTGGTATCCCGTCACCGGTGGCGGCTTGTTCTCCGCGGTGATCGGCCACGTCAAGGCGGTGGACGGCGTCAGTTTCGACATCTACCGCGGGGAGACCCTGGGTCTGGTGGGCGAGTCGGGCTGCGGCAAGACCACCCTGGGCAAGGTGATCCTGCGGCTGCAGGAGCCCACCGCCGGTTCCGTACTGTTCGAGGGCCGGGACGTGTTCAAGATGAAGCCCGCGGAACTCCGCCGGCTGCGACGCGAGATGCAGATCGTGTTCCAGGACCCCTACGCCTCCCTCAACCCGCGGATGACGGTGGAGGAGATCATCGGCGAACCGCTGGCGATCTATGGAATTGCTCGGGGCGGGACGAAGCGCAAGCGGGTCAAGGAACTCTTGGAAGTGGTGGGGTTGTCGGCCGCCCACGCCCACCGTTACCCCCACGAATTCTCCGGCGGGCAGCGGCAGCGCATCGGCATTGCCCGCGCCCTTGCCCTGAACCCCAAGCTCATCGTCTGCGACGAGCCGGTCTCGGCCCTGGACGTGTCCATCCAGGCCCAGATCCTCAACCTCCTGGCCGACCTGCAGAAGGAGTTCGGCCTCACCTACCTGTTCATCGCCCACGGCCTGGCGGCGGTGAAGCACATCTCCAACCGGGTGGGCGTGATGTACCTGGGGAAGCTGGTGGAGCTGGCCGACAAGCACGAGCTCTACCGCAATCCTCGGCACCCCTACACCGAGGCGCTGCTGTCAGCGATTCCAATCCCCGACCCCACGGTGAAGCGGGAGCGCATCATCCTCCAGGGTGACGTGCCCAGCCCCCTGAACCCGCCGCGGGGCTGCCGCTTCCACACCCGCTGCCCGCTGGCGGAGGCGATCTGCCGCGAGAAGGAGCCGCCGCTGCTGGACATCGGCGGCGGCCACTGGGTGGCCTGCCACCTGCGGGCTGGGGAGGGGACGCCGGCACCAGCCGGCACCGCCGTATCCCGCCAGCGGGCGCCCGATAACGTTGTGGCCCGATAA